The DNA sequence agaaagctgaacatgaagaggaacttcatctttcagcatgacaacgatccaaagcatacatccaaatcaacagaagaatggcttcaccagaagaagattaaagttttagaatggcctgaatccgattgaaaatctgtggggtgatctgaagaagcCCTCGCactctgacagatttggagtgtttttgcaaagaagagtgggcagatattgccaagtcaagatgtgtcatgctgatagattcatacccaaaaagactgagtgctgtaataaaatcaaaaggtacttcaacaaagtattcgtttaagggtgtgcatacttatgcaaccatattattttatttttttatttttagttccctccacctaaaagatttcagtttgttgttcaactgagttgtacagtttataggtcacattaaaaaggtagaAAACGTTCTGAAATTATTCATCTTTGTCTCATTCTTTTACATCACAGAgaactgacattttaacaggggtgtgtagactttttatacccactgtacttttgattaaagaaaaaaagaatctcGCAAATAAATCTTGTAGAAACAGCACAGCTGAGAGACATCCAAACTCCTTGAGGACAGCAAGCGAAGCTAAACATAATGGTTATAAGAGGGCTTAGGTCTCACGTAGGGTCTGGCCTTTGTTTTTGTTGGCTAGAGTTCAATCTCCTGCAGACAGCAGTATAACCCCGAAACATGAAATGTTGCGTCACTCAGTAAATAGTaaagaaatctaatttcttaatttcATTGTAATTATTGCTGAAATAggtttaccagtaaaaaaaaaaaaaaaaaaggccaagaagGCACTGCAGGGTTGGTGGGGAACTCATGCGGTTTTGGAGAAACCCTACCACTTGTGTCCAAAACCCTTGGATTAAGGAGCCGGCCCACATTAGGTGGAAGAAGGTGCCTTGAGCATTACCACCGTGAccaaaagtctgctgcttcagtgttagAACTTTTTGTCAAATGTTACTATGGTACacagaagtataattacaagcatgtaATAAAtggcaaaggcttttattgacaattatatAAGGTTTATGAAAAGAGTCAAtaatttgcagtgttgacccttctttttcaagacctctgcaattcgcccgggcatgctgtcaatcaacttctgggccacatcctgactgatggcagcccattcttgcataatcaaggCTTGGAGTTTGTCAAAATTTGTGTGGGTCATAtacccacacccacacagatgttAGATTggaaacagcagctatgcctgtgcagccgttgcatcccaattgacataaattggACTGCCtatacctgtgcatccctgtggggGTAAACGtggccctccatgggcatacactttagtattccacatgtgaacgatgctttagtgcTACTTTAGAAGGAATTTTGTGAGTTACGTTgtttttatgtgcaatattaatgattttagtgtatttttcgtgaaaatagcgatatgatgaacatttgcgtaATTATTGCGGGAcccaaaaaaatcagtagcactttttttattctacaggtcatgtgcttttagaaaatgtctagtttgaggggtcttttcaaattctgaaagatgcaagtaaaaaatgaaaacctccagatttttggagaaatttttgggtatgctcgattttcatcattttgcaaaaaggcgcaatataaaatttataaatatttgttatttattaactccatacaggttaagcttttatatttagtaggggtttcacaggaattttgtaaaattagctgtgtttttatctactaataatggttttagtgtatttttgccaatatattggtttgataaacatttgagcaaataccgtggggtctaaaaaatcagtagcaccttctttttattctaaaggtcatatgctttcagaaattaTATGGTTTTGGCGGTCTttaacaaattctgaaagctgtaacggaaaaattaaaaccttcagatttttagtgaaatttggatatttacacttttgcttcTGTCCAATtttaaccatttcacaaaaaggcgcaatttaaaagttacaaatatttgttatttattaactcaatacgggttaagcttttatatttagtaggaattttgtaaaatgtgctgtgtttttatctgctaataatggttttagtgtattttttgcaaatgtattgatttgataaacatttgcgcaaataccgggcgcggggtctaaaaaaaatcattagcaccttctttttattctactgatcatttgctttcagaaaatatatagtttggggagtctttcagaaattctgaaagatagaagtgaaaaataaaaaagcaaaggaaaaattgcaaaaatggtctggccacctgagtgtacaaaattgagcacagggcctggcagcaaaagggttaatacaCACAACACGTAAATCCAGTTGATTTTATTATGACAAACTGCATTTAAAACAATGTCAAAGAACGTTTATGTTACAAGACAGTTCAGCATGGGTATCAACCTATATTACAAGGAGTTACAAATGATTTCTGGGGGCCTGAGGGACATAGTAATCAATGTTCACTACGTCTTTTAGCTTTAGTTTGTGAACGAACAGGAAGCCTCTTTACTGGGCACAGCTGTGCTGTAAACGGCAAAAGGAGATTTAGGACACCGTGCCATCGATCTCTTTATCCCAAAAGTGAAACAGCAGGGGTTTAGACCCCTGAAATTCCACCAAAGCCCCCTTCCACCAACAGAATTGTGGGCACACATTATAGTGTGCATTACCTGCATTTGTGTTTTGTTACAatggagcacatttttttttaacctcttgctgcccgccatataacaagatgacgtcagcaaagtggttgcgataccctgactggacgtcatatgacgtctttcaggatatcaagccgctgggGTTGCGCATCGCGTcaattgttgttgcggtgtgtcagtccgacacaccgcaactacgatctaggtaaagagtttctGTCCAATCACGgcactcacatctgacagacgtgagtagaggagagtcaatcggttgctctcctgacagggggggtctgtgctgattgtttatcagcgcagccccccccctcggatgcccgcccaggaccaccaggatgctgccaggaccaccagggatggccaccacactggaccaccaggcatgccaccctagaccaccagggaaatgccaatcagtgcccaggcagctgccaatcagtgtcaaagAAAaaagcctgccagtgccacgagtgatgcctatcagttaaatctatcagtgctagccatcagtgcccatgaatgccgtctatcagtgccacccataagtacccatcagtgcagcctttcagtgcccagcgtcgcctatcagtgccacctatgattgcccatcagtgccacctatctgtgctgcctatcagtgcccatcagtgccacctcatcggtgccgccttatcagtgcccatcagtgcagcttatcagtgcccatcagtgaaggaaaaaacttacttattttcaaaatttccGTCTTTTATTATgcgtttagcaaagaataaaaaccgcagaggtgatcaaataccaccaaaagaaagctctaattgtgggaacaaaatgataaaaatgtagtttgggtacagtgtagcatgaccgtgcgattgtcatttaaaaaatgacagcgctgaaagctgaaaattggtctgggcaggaaggtgcgaaagtgccctgtattgaagtggttaaaaagcttttttacaattacatttattCAGCTCTAAGTTTGACAGCATCATTTTTTTGTAATGCATATCAATGCAGCACTCACAATGTACTGTGGATCAAGTGTTACCACAACATATGGTTGTGTGACGTCAACTTCCAGATTTTTAGTGCAAGTGGTTTATTTATAGTTTTGCGTTCCTTCAATTTTCACAATTttacaaaaaggcacaatttaataCATTTCCAAACATAACTTGATACAGTTTTAGCTTTTAGACTCAGTAGGAATTGCTGTGTTCGTAAGCACTAACAATGGCTTTagtatgtttttataaaaaaaaaaaaaaactcatcacgGATAACCAATTGTGCAACTAAAATCAGTAGCACCATCTTTTTTATAATACTGGTTTTGTGCATACAGAAAACATATGGTTTGGAGGGTAGTTTACAAAGTCTTAAAGCTGCAAgtgaaaaaaattactaaaaaagtgaaagtttgcaAAAAGTGGTGCACAGGGCCGAGCAGCGGAAGAGTTAAACCACTCCCTAGAATTCATTACACACCACTAACAAACCCTCCTCCACAGCAGAATCTTATAGGTAAGTGATTCATTTGTGCAACAATAGATACAGTCTTTAAGCTGCCAAAAGAAATTGATTTATTACAGATCAAATGGCATTATAACAGTACAAAATTAGTAAATGCAAAACTTCGACTCACAATCCACTATAAAACTTTGAAGTGAAGATGCACGACATAAAAATTTCAATttactaaaaagaaaacaaaattggaACAGACAAAGAATATATTACCAAGTCAATCAAAATAAAATATATGGAAGTGCTTTGCAATGTCCGAATTACATTAATAAATATGAAATCCAAATTTTCTGGAAGTacattaaggctcagttcacacacgttttttggtgctttttgtagaaACGCACTTTAGTTaatttaacgtggtttcctataggacacattcacatctatgcttttttcagccacagcgtttttggaaagggtcggggattttttttaaatgcaaaacgcagcttttttgccatttttgttcaatagacttcaataaagaagctgcagaaaagcatgcagtgcatttttggtacaATTTGCATTTTTAATCCGCCCAAAAACAAattgtcccccccaaaaaaaaaggctaaaaaaagcaaaatgaaaaTCACTGGaaaaaatcacttgtgcaaaaACGCAGAGCAAAAAGCGCTGCAGAAACTACCAAAAGcaaaggtgtgaaccgagccttaaagtggttgtaaagtcagaaggtttttttatcttaatgcattctatgcatcaagataaaaagccttctgtgtgcagcacccccctcaatacttacctgagccccacctctatccagcaatgtccacgagtgcctcagcgatctgggactctcctcctgattggctgagacacagtagcggcgcaattggctcctgctgctatcaaagtcagttagccaatcaggagagagagagagaggggcggggccgaagGGGGGCTCCGTGTGTGTATAGACACAGAGAgcggtgactcggctcgggtgcccccataacaagctgcttgctgtgggcgcactgaacaggagggaggggccaggagagccgaaggggggcccgagaagaggaggatcggggttgtcctgtgtaaaaccactacacagagcaggtaagtagacttttttttcctcttaaaacaacagactttacaataactttaaggtaTATGTAATTTTGAGTGGGAAAGGTGTATATCCTCTTCAAATATATCATTGCCATTTATGCTCCTGATGGGATGAGTTGAACTCATGTCCTGTCcttataattaaccacttgagatccgcgctatagccgaatggcggctacagcgcagacctgctttgccgggaccaCGTCCATTGACTtcatcccgtgcacgagcggcctgggCGCgagcggcacgctctgtgatcagcgagtctatgagactcgcctgatcacagaacggaataaggggttgatcccgaccccttaacacgtaatcagctgtcagctaatgacagctaatcatgtgatgtcaacagagccagtaatcggctatttttctcctcgcgctaacagcgtgaggaggaaaaaaaagccgatcaccggcggccgtgagagggacatcagtcccgatcacggcaagctgccaccagatcctcagtgcccacctgtgccccctgccagtgccacctagcaataggcagcagtgccgcctaccagtgccacccatcagtgcccacaatcagtgcctcaacagtgcggcacatcagtgccacctaccagtgcccataagtgctgcccatcagtgccacctatcagtggtacctatcagtgcccatcagggcccatccgtgctaccttatctgtgcccatcagtatcggcttatctgtccccatcagtgccaccttaactgtgcctatcagtaaCGCCTTAactatgcctatcagtgcagcctatcagtgcccaccagtgccgcctcatcagcgcatattaatgaaggaggaaaattacctgtttgcaaaattttattacaaactatgaaacatgattttttttttttttcgaaattttccatctttttttgtttgtttagcaaaaaataaaaatctcagctgtgattaaataccaccaaaagaaagctctatttgtggggaaaaaatgataaaaatttcatttgggtacagtgttgtatgaccgcgcaattgtcattcaaagtgtgtcagcgctgaaaggtgaaaattggtctgggcagggggggggggggggttaagtgcccagtaagcaagtggttaaactagaagTGAGAAGATCACTCAATGGGACATAGACAGCGGAGACAGACATATTTAACCTTACAAAAAGACTGTTGCTAATACTAATGCCTGCTAAAGAATCTTCCGAGTGGCAATTTTTTGGATTACTATTGCAATTTGTGGTTCCTACCACCAAGCactatgtcactacaggacacgGTAAGTGATAGAGAAGCCAGCAGATTAAAGAACAGTCCAGGACCAGTATTCCCACACATCAGTTCCTGAAGGATTGTCCTTGGACGATTTCTACTTACTGCTACAGTGATCAGCAGAATGATAGGTGACCAACTTTGCAAAGAGCCCTTTGCCTTAAGTATTAGATTTTGCaacagagttaaagtgattgtaaagtctttatagttaaaaataaaaaaacacgttatacttacctgctctgtgcagtggttttgcacatagcagaccagatcctcctcttcttgggtccctcttcaacaatcctggcccctccctccagttcagtgcccccccccagcaagcagcttgctatgggggcacccaagccaagctacAGCTCCATGTAtcctttcagacacagagccacggcccaacccctttctctcctcattgggagactgactttgattgacaggagcgggagacaatggcgccgtgctgctgtctcagccaatgaggggggggggggggtgagtcccgGGCAGACAAGACACTTCTGCAACATCActgaatagagatggggctcaggtaagtattaagggaatcagggcggctgctgcacacagaaggcgttttatcttaatgcagagaatgcattaagataaaaaaaaccttctgcctttacaacccctttaacttaaagtagaattccagcctaaacttgactagtcttaaaaatgtccccttccCACTCCCAACCTATACTAAccggtgtgaaaaaaaaagatgtattttcaGCTCACActggtccggtcatgtgatccgGCTCCcctgcaaggtccataaagacatggatgacccagtttggggtggaggaacttgactggcctgcacagagtcctgacctcaaagtaacagaacacctttgggataaattagaatggagactgcgagtcaggccttctcgtccaacatcagtgcctgacctcacaaatgagcttttggaagaatggtcaaacattcccatagacacactcctaaaccttgtggacaaccttcccaaaagagctcaagctgttatagctgcaaagggtgggccaactcaatattgaaccctacggactaagactgggatgccattaaagatcatgtacgtgtaaaggcaggcgtccaaatactttgaGTAATACAGTATAGGTAAGTCTATGCATCTTTTTTACATAGATTAGTGAAGTCTGGAAATCTACTTTAACCACCACATTTTGCTCAGGTTATTTAATCCATCAAAGCTGAAAAACCTTTTATTGTATTGCAAATTTAGAGCCTAACAGACCACCATGTGGATATGTCTGTCTTCACTGAGTCCAAAGTGTAATAGCAGGCCTTGTTCAGATCTATTCAAGCtaaattacattttaaattgtgACCAATACTTCAAAAGCAGATTTGTCTGGACGAGTCACAGTGGCAATATTCTGTAGTTCCCTATCACAGCGGGAACGCCATGGGTAAGACCTGTTGCCTTTgaccagttccagcacatcctgcaTGATCTCTTTAATAAATTCCTGATTAGTCGGCTCAAGTTCATTTTCAACCACCCATTCTTTTTTCGCTTTACTGTTGGAGAGTCTATGATGTGCCGACCCAAGTTCTCCACCGTGGCTTGTGACTCTGCGCACTACAGGCTGCATTCGCCCAATGTTCTTGTTGTGGTCTAAGGCAGATAGTTGCATTCTTGCTATTAGGCTGTCAATTGAATAGTGATTTCGCTTAGATTGGTATTTTAAAGCTGTGTTGTGAAACCCCTCTAGTTCTTCTGCATTGGAAAAATGGGACAAATGCTCGATATTCTTTAAAAAGTGGGGATTTAAGACTATTCCCTTTAAGGTACTGTGAGCGGTTGAACCAGGAGTAAGCCAGTATCGAGTTTTTTCTTCCTCCTTGTTTAGTGGAGCATGTTGGCACTCCTTGTATAGTGTGCCTGTTTGCCATCTGTGCTTGTTGGCAACATGATAAACAATGGAAATCCATTGTTCCCGCATCAGCGAGGGATTCTGATTACATGTCTGTGCACACCACCAAAGGTGCTTTTTTGCGGGAACCACCCAGTGTGCTAGATCTGCCGCATTTGATCTCTTACTCGCAGTGGCAATTTTGCTGCCAATCGAATTTGCCACGTGCCACACATCAAACTGATGCGTTATGTCCTTGTAAAGGTCACGCATCAATTTCCGAATGGACATATGGAGATCTGTGCAAACTATTTTGATGTTTATGTTGCTTGCACGCAGTCTTTGTAAGCAAACATGGAATGCCTTTTTTTCTAGTAAGTCTGCATTTGTACCAGGCTCATGTTGCTCTATTTGAAAATCTACCATTTTTTTGGATTTGTTGTCCAGGAAGCTGTAGATGCAATACTTGGCACTATGCCTTGGAGAATGAAATAGTCTGTCACCGGATAGAGCCACTGGGTTATTTTGCATCCCTTCTAGAGTCTCCAGGTGGTTTTTCTCCCAGTGATAATTTATTGTTGGAAATAGATATTTGTCCTGGTTGGTAAAGTGAGTTGACTTACTGATGCCAAAGATTCCCATAAAATTGAGCAAACGTTCCACCCTCAGGAAATTGGAACCACTACATAGAATACCAGCAGATAGCAAAAGGTTTCCCACAGGTGTCCTATCAATAAGTGGCTGACTCCTCCACAAGTGGAACTTGTGTTTTTTAGAACAGTAAGCAGTGACACTTATTGCGGTGCCAATTCTATATTTCTGAAGTTTTACAATAGATCCCATACAGTTAGCTCTGGCCTTGCACTTGCAGGAAAAGAGAAGCTCATCCAAACATGATTCAAAGACGATAAATTTATTTTCTTTAACATGGTCTCTGTCATTGGGCGTATCATTAAGTAGGATGTAAGAGCTGTCGGGGTCATTTGGATCGATAAAGATATCCTCAGTTCCCAACTTTCTAAAATCATCCTCCTTTTCTTTAGTGGGCCTG is a window from the Aquarana catesbeiana isolate 2022-GZ linkage group LG03, ASM4218655v1, whole genome shotgun sequence genome containing:
- the LOC141131378 gene encoding uncharacterized protein isoform X1; its protein translation is MPGCYVRGCLSRWGRKDEDYSLHVFPKDPCLTKKWLQQLGIPPDEIEQVIGKVKERKQGSFRICSKHFAKDCYEKRPFGWTLKKGSIPTLFLQDDCEPDHAYAKRPKLEGGESTAISGETIGQPLEFEDTEIASISSGAEQESSSPVLIISETITDFSSIDSVCLQTYEEVVPSIACTEETQLAFYGDSSRSKKKTKKRHAKSVGTCTEYFPGQLHKSTQFRKSFGTKNKKSQVCRRPPHRSIGIQCNLGSSSAESSTRRSYVPSKQTGHVPESSVTDPASLELDPEYLIEVNIESPLCSSSTDDSCDSDSELQGVPLSDSELSPPTQRRDADESYRPTKEKEDDFRKLGTEDIFIDPNDPDSSYILLNDTPNDRDHVKENKFIVFESCLDELLFSCKCKARANCMGSIVKLQKYRIGTAISVTAYCSKKHKFHLWRSQPLIDRTPVGNLLLSAGILCSGSNFLRVERLLNFMGIFGISKSTHFTNQDKYLFPTINYHWEKNHLETLEGMQNNPVALSGDRLFHSPRHSAKYCIYSFLDNKSKKMVDFQIEQHEPGTNADLLEKKAFHVCLQRLRASNINIKIVCTDLHMSIRKLMRDLYKDITHQFDVWHVANSIGSKIATASKRSNAADLAHWVVPAKKHLWWCAQTCNQNPSLMREQWISIVYHVANKHRWQTGTLYKECQHAPLNKEEEKTRYWLTPGSTAHSTLKGIVLNPHFLKNIEHLSHFSNAEELEGFHNTALKYQSKRNHYSIDSLIARMQLSALDHNKNIGRMQPVVRRVTSHGGELGSAHHRLSNSKAKKEWVVENELEPTNQEFIKEIMQDVLELVKGNRSYPWRSRCDRELQNIATVTRPDKSAFEVLVTI